A genomic window from Cupriavidus metallidurans CH34 includes:
- a CDS encoding TRAP transporter large permease encodes MIPLEYMPPLMFGGLVVFMLIGFPVAFSLSAVGLAFGFLAIEWGYFPVQFLQAVPSRVFGSVLSNELLLAIPFFTFMGAILEKCGLAEDMLDSMGQLFGPVRGGLGYSVIIVGFILGAITGTVAAQVIAMAMISLPVMMRYRYNMKYATGVLAASGTITQLVPPSLVLVVLADQLKTPAGSADVGSMYLGAWGPSVIQIALFALYTFVLTRIKPDWLPPVPEEARTLRGWALWRTCLRGIIPCAVLIFLVLGTIMLGIATPTESGAMGAVGALVLAVIRDKGFNKIDRNIYRLGLLATLVAAAVGVFAFGSHAFRIPLAIAYLVVLWLLIRAGQLTDLRLLIVDAYQSTARITAMVVFILIGSTCFSVVFQGVDGGAWVEHLFTSLPGGWIGFLIVVNLFIFFLAFFLDFFEIAFIVVPMLAPVAVKVLAPVVADSMGGNPEAAATAALVWFGVMLCVNMQTSFMHPPFGFALFYLRGIAPKEVKSSDIYWGALPWVGLQLVMVLLVMFWPGMVTGLLDKGSLKHSNSAEVSIPLGGQDDGKPGGASSPGTLELPSGGDSSEPVAPSFQFEKSK; translated from the coding sequence ATGATTCCATTGGAATATATGCCGCCGCTCATGTTCGGCGGCTTGGTGGTATTTATGCTGATCGGGTTCCCGGTCGCATTCTCGCTGTCGGCCGTGGGTCTGGCCTTCGGCTTCCTGGCCATCGAATGGGGCTACTTCCCCGTGCAGTTCCTGCAGGCCGTGCCAAGCCGCGTGTTCGGCAGCGTGCTGTCCAACGAACTGCTGCTGGCGATTCCGTTCTTCACCTTCATGGGCGCGATCCTGGAGAAATGCGGACTCGCGGAGGACATGCTCGACTCGATGGGCCAGTTGTTCGGCCCGGTTCGTGGCGGCCTGGGCTACTCGGTCATCATCGTCGGCTTCATCCTGGGCGCGATCACCGGCACGGTGGCGGCGCAGGTGATCGCCATGGCCATGATCTCGCTGCCCGTGATGATGCGCTACCGCTACAACATGAAGTACGCCACGGGCGTGCTGGCCGCATCGGGCACGATCACCCAGCTGGTGCCGCCGTCGCTGGTGCTGGTGGTGCTGGCCGACCAGTTGAAGACCCCGGCCGGTAGCGCCGACGTCGGCAGCATGTACCTGGGCGCGTGGGGCCCGTCGGTGATCCAGATCGCGCTGTTCGCGCTCTACACCTTCGTGCTGACCCGCATCAAACCAGACTGGCTGCCGCCGGTGCCGGAAGAAGCGCGCACGCTGCGCGGCTGGGCGCTGTGGCGTACCTGCCTGCGCGGCATCATCCCCTGCGCCGTGCTGATCTTCCTGGTGCTCGGCACGATCATGCTCGGCATCGCCACGCCGACCGAGTCCGGAGCGATGGGCGCGGTTGGCGCGCTGGTGCTGGCCGTGATCCGCGACAAGGGCTTCAACAAGATCGACCGCAACATCTATCGGCTGGGCCTGTTGGCAACGCTGGTGGCCGCTGCGGTGGGCGTCTTCGCATTCGGCTCGCATGCGTTCCGCATCCCGCTGGCGATTGCCTACCTTGTGGTGTTGTGGCTCCTGATCCGCGCCGGCCAGCTTACCGACCTGCGGCTGCTGATCGTGGATGCCTACCAATCCACCGCGCGCATCACCGCCATGGTCGTGTTCATCCTGATTGGATCCACCTGCTTCTCGGTGGTGTTCCAGGGCGTGGACGGCGGCGCATGGGTGGAACACCTGTTCACCTCGCTACCGGGCGGCTGGATCGGCTTCCTGATCGTGGTGAACCTGTTCATCTTCTTCCTGGCGTTCTTCCTCGACTTCTTCGAGATCGCGTTCATCGTCGTGCCGATGCTGGCGCCGGTTGCGGTCAAGGTGCTGGCCCCGGTGGTAGCCGATTCGATGGGCGGCAACCCCGAAGCCGCCGCCACGGCCGCGCTGGTCTGGTTCGGCGTGATGCTGTGCGTGAACATGCAGACGTCGTTCATGCACCCGCCGTTCGGCTTCGCGCTGTTCTACCTGCGCGGCATCGCCCCGAAGGAAGTCAAGAGCTCGGACATCTACTGGGGTGCCCTGCCGTGGGTGGGCCTGCAGCTCGTCATGGTGCTGCTGGTGATGTTCTGGCCGGGCATGGTGACTGGCCTGCTCGACAAGGGATCGCTCAAACACAGTAATTCCGCCGAGGTCAGTATCCCGCTTGGCGGACAGGACGATGGCAAGCCCGGGGGGGCGTCCTCGCCCGGCACGCTGGAGTTGCCGAGCGGCGGCGACTCGAGTGAACCGGTGGCGCCTTCGTTCCAGTTCGAGAAAAGCAAGTAG
- a CDS encoding formate dehydrogenase accessory sulfurtransferase FdhD, whose product MSLRPELTHASVPLIEEVAVLDEQGRERPAWLPGERPLTVYLDKRELVTLMTLGGAPEHLVLGYLRNQRLVESIEQIASVQVDWETESVAVTTRSGVDRIEERTARRVVTTGCGQGTVFGSLMDEVDTIALPPDARLDQETLYAIVDTIRLQQSVYKQAGSVHGCALFRGSELLTFVEDVGRHNAVDAIAGWMWLEDMSGADKIFYTTGRLTSEMVIKGAQMGIPFLLSRSGVTQMGYQMAKRVGMTLFARCTGKHFLLYTGRERFRHTPTEALVPAV is encoded by the coding sequence ATGTCACTGCGCCCCGAACTGACCCATGCCAGCGTACCCCTGATCGAAGAGGTGGCTGTCCTCGACGAGCAAGGCAGGGAACGTCCGGCCTGGCTGCCAGGCGAGCGCCCGCTGACGGTCTATCTGGACAAACGCGAACTGGTCACGCTGATGACGCTGGGCGGCGCGCCGGAGCATCTCGTCCTGGGTTATCTGCGCAATCAGCGACTGGTGGAGTCGATCGAGCAGATTGCTTCGGTCCAGGTGGACTGGGAAACCGAGTCGGTGGCAGTGACCACCCGTTCGGGGGTCGATCGCATCGAGGAGCGCACCGCGCGCCGCGTGGTGACCACGGGCTGTGGGCAGGGCACGGTGTTCGGTTCGCTGATGGACGAGGTCGACACCATCGCGCTGCCCCCGGACGCCCGGCTCGACCAGGAAACGCTGTACGCGATCGTCGATACCATCCGGCTTCAGCAATCGGTCTACAAGCAGGCCGGCTCGGTTCACGGCTGCGCCTTGTTCCGGGGCAGCGAGTTGCTGACCTTCGTCGAGGACGTGGGCCGCCACAACGCCGTGGATGCCATCGCCGGGTGGATGTGGCTCGAGGACATGAGCGGCGCCGACAAGATTTTCTACACCACGGGCCGACTGACGTCGGAAATGGTCATCAAGGGCGCCCAGATGGGCATTCCGTTCCTGTTATCGCGTTCGGGTGTGACGCAAATGGGTTACCAGATGGCCAAGCGTGTCGGAATGACGCTATTCGCGCGCTGCACCGGCAAGCATTTCCTGCTCTACACAGGGCGGGAGCGGTTCCGCCACACACCGACCGAAGCGCTGGTACCGGCGGTCTAG
- the argH gene encoding argininosuccinate lyase — MTSQLAKKGEAWSARFSEPMSDLVKRYTASVFFDKRLALFDIQGSLAHAAMLAKQGIIAEADRAEIERGMTQIRGEIESGAFEWKLDLEDVHLNIEARLTALVGDAGKRLHTGRSRNDQVATDIRLWLRSEIDSIVGLLGDLRGALLDLAEKNADTILPGFTHLQVAQPVTFGHHLMAYVEMFTRDAERMADCRRRVNRLPLGAAALAGTSYPIDREFVATQLGFDGVCRNSLDAVSDRDFAIEFLAAASLIMTHVSRFSEELVIWMSPRVGFIDIADRFCTGSSIMPQKKNPDVPELARGKTGRVYGHLTGLLTLMKGQPLAYNKDNQEDKEPLFDTVDTVVDTLRIFADMVPGISVKPDNMRAAALQGYATATDLADYLVKRGLPFRDAHEAVAHAVRACDDRHCDLADLTVEQLREVSGLGDKASLIGDDVHSVLTLEGSVASRNHIGGTAPDQVRAAIAAARKAL, encoded by the coding sequence ATGACCTCCCAACTAGCCAAGAAAGGCGAAGCCTGGTCCGCCCGCTTCTCCGAACCGATGTCCGATCTGGTGAAGCGTTACACCGCGTCGGTCTTCTTCGACAAGCGCCTGGCGCTGTTCGACATCCAGGGCTCGCTGGCCCATGCGGCCATGCTGGCAAAGCAGGGCATCATCGCCGAAGCCGACCGCGCCGAGATCGAGCGCGGCATGACGCAGATCCGTGGTGAGATCGAGTCCGGCGCGTTCGAGTGGAAGCTGGACCTCGAAGACGTGCACCTGAACATCGAGGCGCGCCTGACCGCCCTCGTGGGCGACGCCGGCAAGCGCCTGCACACGGGCCGTTCGCGTAACGACCAGGTGGCCACCGACATCCGCCTGTGGCTGCGCAGCGAGATCGACAGCATCGTCGGCCTGCTGGGCGACCTGCGCGGCGCGCTGCTCGACCTGGCCGAGAAGAACGCCGACACGATCCTGCCCGGCTTCACCCACCTGCAGGTGGCCCAACCGGTCACGTTCGGCCATCACCTCATGGCCTATGTGGAAATGTTTACGCGCGATGCCGAGCGCATGGCCGATTGCCGCCGCCGCGTGAATCGCCTGCCGCTGGGTGCCGCCGCGCTGGCCGGCACCAGCTACCCGATCGACCGCGAGTTCGTGGCCACACAACTGGGCTTTGACGGCGTGTGCCGCAACTCGCTCGACGCCGTGTCCGACCGCGACTTCGCGATCGAATTCCTGGCCGCCGCATCGCTGATCATGACGCACGTCTCGCGCTTCTCTGAAGAACTAGTGATCTGGATGAGCCCGCGCGTCGGCTTCATCGACATCGCCGACCGCTTCTGCACCGGCAGCTCGATCATGCCGCAGAAAAAGAACCCGGACGTGCCCGAACTGGCCCGCGGCAAGACTGGCCGCGTGTACGGCCACCTGACCGGTCTGCTGACGCTGATGAAGGGCCAGCCGCTGGCGTACAACAAGGACAACCAGGAAGACAAGGAGCCGCTGTTCGATACGGTCGATACCGTGGTCGATACGCTGCGTATCTTCGCCGACATGGTGCCCGGCATCAGCGTCAAGCCGGACAACATGCGCGCCGCCGCGCTGCAGGGCTACGCCACCGCCACCGACCTGGCCGATTACCTGGTCAAGCGCGGCCTGCCGTTCCGCGACGCGCACGAGGCCGTGGCCCACGCCGTGCGCGCCTGCGACGACCGCCACTGCGACCTGGCCGACCTGACTGTCGAGCAACTGCGCGAAGTCTCGGGTCTGGGCGACAAGGCCTCGCTGATTGGCGACGACGTACACAGCGTGCTGACGCTCGAAGGCTCGGTGGCATCGCGCAACCATATCGGCGGCACCGCGCCGGATCAGGTACGCGCCGCCATCGCCGCCGCACGCAAGGCGCTGTAA
- a CDS encoding arginine/lysine/ornithine decarboxylase, translating to MKFRFPVIIIDEDFRSENISGSGIRALAEAIENEGMEVMGLTSYGDLTSFAQQSSRASTFIVSIDDDEFVRADDQPEAAAIEKLRAFVTEVRRRNTDLPIFLYGETRTSRHIPNDILRELHGFIHMFEDTPEFVARHIIREAKVYLDSLAPPFFKALIDYAQDSSYSWHCPGHSGGVAFLKSPVGQVFHQFFGENMLRADVCNAVEELGQLLDHTGPVAASERNAARIFNSDHMFFVTNGTSTSNKMVWHANVAPGDIVVVDRNCHKSILHAIMMTGAIPVFLMPTRNHYGIIGPIPKSEFDPETIRRKIENHPFASKAKNQKPRILTITQGTYDGVLYNAEQIKEMLTSEIDTLHFDEAWLPHAAFHDFYRDMHAIGRDRPRSKDALVFATQSTHKLLAGLSQASQILVQDSETRKLDRYRFNEAYLMHTSTSPQYSIIASCDVAAAMMEAPGGTALVEESIQEALDFRRAVRKVEADYDVANNGDWWFKVWGPDALAEDGIPDREEWMLKANERWHGFGDLADGFNLLDPIKATIITPGLDVDGEFSERGIPAAIVTKYLAEHGIIIEKTGLYSFFIMFTIGITKGRWNSLVTELQQFKDDYDQNQPLWRVLPEFVGKHPQYERLGLRDLCDAIHSVYKANDVARVTTEMYLSDMEPAMKPSDAWAMMAHREIERVPVDELEGRVTAILLTPYPPGIPLLIPGERFNRTIVKYLKFAREFNKLFPGFETDIHGLVEDEVDGQKAYFVDCVKQ from the coding sequence ATGAAATTCCGCTTCCCCGTCATCATCATCGATGAAGACTTCCGCTCCGAGAACATCTCCGGCTCGGGCATTCGCGCGTTGGCCGAGGCCATCGAGAATGAAGGCATGGAAGTGATGGGTCTGACCAGCTATGGCGACTTGACGTCGTTCGCCCAGCAGTCCAGCCGGGCATCCACGTTCATCGTGTCGATCGACGACGACGAGTTCGTGCGCGCCGACGATCAGCCCGAAGCGGCCGCCATCGAGAAGCTGCGCGCGTTCGTGACCGAAGTGCGTCGCCGCAACACGGATCTGCCGATCTTCCTGTATGGCGAGACGCGCACGTCGCGCCATATTCCGAACGACATCCTGCGCGAGCTGCACGGCTTCATCCACATGTTCGAGGACACCCCCGAATTCGTGGCGCGCCACATCATCCGCGAAGCCAAGGTCTACCTGGATTCGCTGGCCCCGCCGTTCTTCAAGGCGCTGATCGACTACGCGCAGGACAGCTCGTACTCGTGGCACTGCCCGGGGCACTCGGGCGGCGTGGCGTTCCTGAAGAGCCCGGTGGGCCAGGTGTTCCACCAGTTCTTCGGCGAGAACATGCTGCGCGCCGACGTCTGCAACGCGGTCGAGGAACTTGGCCAGCTGCTGGACCACACCGGCCCGGTGGCGGCGTCGGAGCGCAACGCCGCGCGCATCTTCAATTCCGACCACATGTTCTTCGTGACCAACGGCACGTCGACGTCGAACAAGATGGTCTGGCACGCCAACGTGGCGCCGGGCGACATCGTGGTGGTGGACCGTAACTGCCACAAGTCGATCCTGCACGCGATCATGATGACGGGCGCAATTCCGGTGTTCCTGATGCCGACGCGCAACCACTACGGCATCATCGGCCCGATTCCGAAGAGCGAGTTCGACCCGGAGACGATCCGCAGGAAGATCGAGAACCATCCGTTCGCGAGCAAGGCGAAGAACCAGAAGCCGCGCATCCTGACGATCACGCAGGGTACGTACGACGGCGTGCTGTACAACGCCGAGCAGATCAAGGAAATGCTGACGTCGGAAATCGACACGCTGCATTTCGACGAGGCATGGCTGCCGCACGCGGCGTTCCACGATTTCTATCGCGACATGCACGCGATCGGCCGTGACCGTCCGCGCAGCAAGGACGCGCTGGTGTTCGCCACGCAGTCCACGCACAAGCTGCTGGCCGGCCTGTCGCAGGCCTCGCAGATCCTCGTGCAGGATTCGGAAACGCGCAAGCTGGATCGCTACCGCTTCAACGAGGCGTATCTGATGCACACCTCGACGAGCCCGCAGTACTCGATCATTGCCTCGTGCGACGTGGCCGCGGCGATGATGGAAGCGCCGGGCGGCACCGCGCTGGTCGAGGAAAGCATCCAGGAAGCGCTGGACTTCCGCCGTGCCGTGCGCAAGGTGGAAGCCGACTACGACGTCGCCAACAATGGCGACTGGTGGTTCAAGGTGTGGGGCCCGGACGCGCTGGCCGAAGACGGCATTCCTGACCGCGAAGAGTGGATGCTCAAGGCCAACGAGCGCTGGCATGGCTTCGGCGATCTGGCCGATGGTTTCAACCTGCTGGATCCGATCAAGGCCACGATCATCACCCCGGGCCTCGACGTGGACGGCGAGTTCAGCGAGCGCGGCATCCCGGCGGCAATCGTCACGAAGTACCTGGCCGAGCACGGCATCATCATCGAGAAGACGGGTCTGTACTCGTTCTTCATCATGTTCACGATCGGCATCACCAAGGGCCGCTGGAACTCGCTGGTGACCGAGCTGCAGCAGTTCAAGGACGACTACGACCAGAACCAGCCGCTGTGGCGCGTGCTGCCCGAGTTCGTGGGCAAGCACCCGCAGTACGAGCGGCTGGGCCTGCGTGATCTGTGCGACGCGATCCACAGCGTCTACAAGGCCAACGATGTGGCGCGCGTGACCACCGAGATGTACCTGTCGGACATGGAGCCGGCGATGAAGCCGTCGGATGCCTGGGCGATGATGGCGCATCGCGAAATCGAGCGCGTGCCCGTCGACGAACTGGAAGGCCGCGTGACCGCGATCCTGCTGACGCCGTACCCGCCGGGCATTCCGCTGCTGATCCCGGGCGAGCGCTTCAACCGCACGATCGTGAAGTACCTGAAGTTCGCGCGCGAGTTCAACAAGCTCTTCCCGGGCTTCGAGACCGACATCCACGGCCTGGTCGAGGACGAGGTCGATGGCCAGAAGGCGTACTTCGTGGATTGCGTGAAGCAGTAA
- a CDS encoding formate dehydrogenase subunit gamma, which produces MTRLSRTGRWLAGALMTLAMAGAFAQAPASAPQAQQSATQSATQSDNANNPATHPAQPFAGIASENIFNVPRRDMAAEARAQQERSQTQPGNNAPVWREANSDQPNYSSLPAKEAGVLIQRTGQKWRLFRNGVITVWGGWLVLIVPLAILAFFAWRGTIPLKTPRTGRMIERFTPLERIVHWTMAISFSILAISGLVILFGKHVLLPIFGHTLFGWLTYILKNLHNLSGPVFTVAIVVAFVLFVRDNLPSRDDLTWIARAGGLLTGSHVPSHRFNAGEKLWFWVGLVFFGLILSASGWVLDMIVPGLEYYRATMQIANVIHAIAAVLMIALACGHIYMGTIGMEGAYRAMRDGYVDEAWAQEHHEHWYDDIKAGKIPAQRSTPPEDAGRSRQRPGQA; this is translated from the coding sequence ATGACGCGGCTTTCACGTACAGGACGGTGGCTAGCCGGCGCGCTGATGACGCTGGCGATGGCCGGCGCGTTCGCGCAGGCGCCAGCTTCGGCACCGCAGGCGCAACAGTCCGCCACGCAGTCCGCCACACAGTCCGATAACGCAAACAACCCGGCCACGCACCCCGCGCAGCCGTTCGCGGGCATTGCGAGCGAGAACATCTTCAATGTGCCGCGCCGCGACATGGCCGCCGAGGCGCGTGCGCAGCAGGAGCGTTCGCAGACGCAGCCGGGCAACAATGCGCCGGTCTGGCGCGAGGCGAACTCCGACCAGCCGAACTACAGCAGCCTGCCGGCCAAGGAAGCTGGTGTGCTGATCCAGCGCACGGGTCAGAAGTGGCGTCTGTTCCGCAATGGCGTGATCACGGTGTGGGGTGGCTGGCTGGTGTTGATCGTGCCGCTGGCGATCCTGGCGTTCTTCGCCTGGCGGGGCACGATTCCGCTCAAGACACCGCGCACGGGCCGCATGATCGAACGCTTCACGCCGCTGGAACGCATCGTGCACTGGACCATGGCGATCTCGTTCTCGATCCTGGCGATCTCGGGCCTCGTGATCCTGTTTGGCAAGCACGTCCTGCTGCCGATCTTCGGCCATACGCTGTTCGGATGGCTCACGTACATCCTCAAGAACCTGCATAACCTGAGCGGGCCGGTGTTCACGGTTGCGATCGTCGTTGCCTTCGTGCTCTTCGTGCGCGACAACCTGCCCAGCCGCGACGACCTGACGTGGATCGCGCGGGCAGGGGGGCTGCTCACGGGCAGCCACGTGCCGAGTCACCGTTTCAACGCCGGCGAAAAGCTCTGGTTCTGGGTCGGACTGGTCTTTTTTGGGCTGATCCTGTCTGCGTCGGGGTGGGTGCTCGACATGATCGTGCCGGGCCTGGAGTACTACCGCGCCACGATGCAGATCGCCAACGTCATCCACGCGATCGCCGCGGTGCTGATGATCGCGCTGGCCTGCGGCCATATCTACATGGGCACGATCGGCATGGAAGGCGCCTACCGCGCCATGCGCGATGGCTACGTGGACGAGGCCTGGGCCCAGGAGCACCACGAGCACTGGTACGACGATATCAAGGCCGGCAAGATCCCCGCGCAGCGTTCCACACCGCCGGAGGACGCGGGCCGTAGCCGCCAGCGTCCGGGGCAGGCTTGA
- the fdh3B gene encoding formate dehydrogenase FDH3 subunit beta, translating to MARMKFICDAERCIECNSCVTACKNEHEVPWGVNRRRVVTVNDGVVGAEKSISVACMHCSDAPCMAVCPVDCFYRTEDGVVLHDKDVCIGCGYCSYACPFGAPQFPSEGTFGVRGKMDKCTFCNGGPEANGSEAEFEKYGRNRLAEGKLPLCAEMCSTKALLGGDGDVIADILRNRVIKRGKGGDVFGWGTAYGGVKAQPAAGTPPAAPGAAPTAPAAPASEGSAS from the coding sequence ATGGCCCGCATGAAATTCATCTGTGATGCCGAGCGTTGCATCGAGTGCAACAGCTGCGTCACCGCCTGCAAGAACGAGCACGAGGTGCCCTGGGGTGTGAACCGGCGCCGCGTGGTGACGGTCAACGACGGCGTGGTCGGCGCGGAAAAGTCGATCTCGGTGGCGTGCATGCATTGCTCCGATGCGCCGTGCATGGCGGTCTGTCCGGTCGATTGCTTCTATCGCACCGAGGACGGCGTGGTGCTGCACGACAAGGATGTTTGCATCGGCTGCGGTTACTGCTCGTACGCCTGCCCATTCGGCGCGCCGCAGTTCCCTAGCGAAGGTACCTTCGGCGTGCGCGGCAAGATGGACAAGTGCACGTTCTGCAACGGCGGCCCGGAAGCCAACGGCAGCGAGGCAGAGTTCGAGAAGTACGGTCGCAACCGCCTGGCCGAAGGCAAGCTGCCGCTGTGCGCGGAAATGTGTTCGACCAAGGCGCTGCTCGGCGGCGATGGCGACGTGATTGCCGACATCCTGCGCAATCGCGTGATCAAGCGCGGCAAGGGCGGCGACGTCTTCGGCTGGGGCACCGCCTATGGCGGCGTCAAGGCGCAGCCGGCAGCGGGCACGCCGCCCGCGGCGCCGGGTGCCGCACCCACGGCGCCTGCCGCGCCAGCCAGCGAGGGGAGCGCATCATGA
- a CDS encoding superoxide dismutase family protein, which yields MKRVLFGLTMGAAALAVAGCSSWGWGSSSSSSSSGTAATSASTKAAAALSPKSGTNTAGRVTFDQQAGGGVMVVVSVTGLPPGTTHGFHIHEKGDCSAPDAMSAGGHFNPAGKPHGQMTMPDHHAGDMNNLVADSSGNARVQFIMPDVTVAPGPNSVVGRAVVVHKDADDYRTQPTGNSGGRIACGVIAAS from the coding sequence ATGAAACGTGTACTTTTCGGTTTGACGATGGGCGCTGCCGCACTGGCTGTGGCGGGTTGCTCGAGCTGGGGCTGGGGTTCGTCCAGCAGCAGTAGCAGCAGTGGCACGGCGGCAACCAGCGCGTCCACGAAGGCCGCCGCAGCGCTGAGCCCCAAGAGCGGCACGAATACCGCGGGACGCGTCACGTTCGACCAGCAGGCGGGCGGTGGCGTGATGGTGGTGGTATCGGTGACCGGCCTGCCGCCAGGCACGACACATGGCTTCCATATCCACGAGAAGGGTGACTGCTCCGCGCCCGACGCGATGAGCGCGGGTGGGCACTTCAACCCGGCAGGCAAGCCGCATGGCCAGATGACGATGCCCGATCATCATGCCGGCGACATGAACAACCTCGTCGCGGACTCCAGCGGCAACGCGCGCGTGCAGTTCATCATGCCGGACGTGACCGTGGCACCCGGCCCGAACAGCGTGGTTGGCCGCGCCGTCGTTGTCCACAAGGATGCCGACGACTATCGCACCCAGCCCACCGGCAACTCGGGCGGCCGCATCGCCTGCGGTGTGATCGCCGCCTCCTGA
- a CDS encoding TRAP transporter small permease subunit: MNYLLGLSRQIDRLNQHTGRLANIMILLSCLISAGNALLRYGFNLSDNWPLELQWYMFAIAVMFGASYTFQRNEHVRVDLIYGNVSERAQHWIDIFGIVVFLLPSTILFTWLSWESLFLPSWRILEQSGNSGGLPRYPIKLVVPIGFALLTLQGISELIKRFAALQGLLRIESKYERPVQ; the protein is encoded by the coding sequence ATGAATTACTTGCTTGGTCTGTCACGACAGATCGACAGGTTGAATCAGCATACGGGCAGGCTTGCAAACATCATGATCCTGCTGTCGTGTCTGATCAGCGCAGGTAACGCCCTGCTCCGCTACGGCTTCAACCTCAGCGACAACTGGCCACTGGAGTTGCAGTGGTACATGTTTGCCATTGCCGTGATGTTCGGTGCGTCGTACACGTTCCAGCGCAATGAGCACGTGCGTGTGGATCTGATCTACGGCAACGTGTCCGAGCGCGCACAGCACTGGATCGACATCTTCGGCATCGTCGTCTTCCTGCTGCCTTCCACGATCCTGTTCACGTGGCTGTCGTGGGAATCGCTGTTCCTGCCTTCGTGGCGCATCCTCGAGCAATCGGGCAATTCGGGCGGCCTGCCCCGTTATCCGATCAAGCTCGTCGTGCCCATCGGTTTTGCCCTGCTCACGCTGCAGGGGATTTCCGAACTGATCAAGCGCTTCGCCGCCCTGCAGGGCCTGCTGCGCATCGAATCGAAATACGAAAGGCCGGTGCAATAA
- the dcd gene encoding dCTP deaminase — protein sequence MSIKSDKWIRRMAEQHGMIEPFEPGQVRESDGRKIVSYGTSSYGYDIRCADEFKIFTNINSTIVDPKNFDEKSFVDFKGDVCIIPPNSFALARTMEYFRIPRSVLTICLGKSTYARCGIIVNVTPFEPEWEGYVTLEFSNTTPLPAKIYAGEGCAQVLFFESDEICETSYADRGGKYQGQQGVTLPKT from the coding sequence ATGAGCATCAAATCCGACAAGTGGATCCGCCGCATGGCGGAGCAGCACGGCATGATCGAACCGTTCGAGCCCGGCCAGGTACGGGAGTCGGACGGCCGCAAGATCGTGTCCTATGGCACGTCGAGCTACGGCTACGACATCCGCTGCGCCGACGAATTCAAGATCTTCACGAACATCAACAGCACGATCGTCGATCCGAAGAACTTCGACGAGAAGTCGTTCGTGGACTTCAAGGGCGATGTCTGCATCATCCCGCCGAACTCGTTCGCGCTGGCCCGCACGATGGAATACTTCCGGATTCCGCGCAGCGTGCTGACGATCTGCCTGGGCAAGAGCACCTATGCCCGCTGCGGCATCATCGTCAACGTGACGCCGTTCGAACCCGAGTGGGAAGGCTATGTGACGCTTGAGTTCTCCAACACCACGCCGCTGCCCGCCAAGATCTATGCCGGCGAAGGCTGCGCGCAGGTGCTGTTCTTCGAGAGCGACGAGATCTGCGAGACCTCGTATGCCGACCGTGGCGGCAAGTACCAGGGCCAGCAGGGTGTCACACTGCCGAAGACCTGA